From Roseateles sp. SL47:
GCCGGGCCAAAGCCGGTCCCAGCGCGACACGGGGACGCCGAGACGGCGCATCTCCAAATAGCCCGGGTCCGGCGTGCGGACCCAGAGCGGGAAGACATACGGCGCGCTGTCGGCGGGCAGGCGTGGCATGAGCGGATGGAAGCCCTGGCTGCCGCGCAGGGCCTGCAACAGATGCTCGTAGTGGCGACGCCGGGCCTGGACGATGCGTTGACGGGGTACGCCGGTCGCCACCCAGGCACTGGCACGGGTCAGTGCCCGATGGGAGAGGGGCAGGTCGATCAGCCCCATGTTGGCATCGAGTGCGTCCTCGGCGGGGGCCCCTGCGGACGCAGTGTCCGTGGACGGCGCCGATGAGCGCCGCATCAGGCCGCGCAGGGCAAAAGCACCGCGGATCAGCCCGTTCAGGCCGGTCAGCCGGTCATGGCTGGCCCCCATATGCAGGATGTCGGCAGCGGCCTTGACCTGCTGGAGGGGAGGCACGGGTGTCAGCGCGGGCAGTTGCAGGTCCGGCCGGTTCAGCGCCAGGATGCCGCCTTCCGGCGCGGGGAAGAATTTGGTGAGGCTGGCAATCGCGACGTCGCCCCAGCCGCCCACCGGCCGCGTGCCGCTGCGGCCGAACATGGCATGGGCACAGTCCTCGATCAATGCAATGCCGTGGGCATCACACCAGGCGCGGTTGGCTTCCATCGGCTGCGGAAGGCCGAAGTAATGCGTGGCCAGCATGGCCTTGGCGCGGCGGGGTGCGTGGGCGTCCAGCCAGTCCAGCTGTGGTGCGCCGTGGGCATCGATGGGATAGAACACCGCCTGCGCCCCCAGCGTCAGCACTGGCGCCACCATCGTGGGGCAGTGGTAGGTGGGGAGCAGCACCACATCGTCCGGCCCGACGCCGACACATTCCAGCGCCAGCAGGATGGCCGCCCGGCCACTGGTGCTGAGCTGATGGCGTGGGTGATCCAGCAGGCTCGGCAGCGCAGCGTCGCGCCCACCACGGAAGGTCTGCCAGCCCATGACGGGCAGGCGAGGGGCCAGCGGGGAGGCAGGGCTGCTCATGGAAGCTTGGTGGTGGCGGAAGCCGAAGCGGGAGCCGACGCTGACGACGAAGCCGACGCCGACGCCGACGCCGACGCCGACGACGAAGTGGCCGGCGCGGAAGCCCCATCCGCAGGGACGTCCACATCCGCCGGCCAGCGGTTCATGGCCTGCAGCCGCTGACGCAGCGCGGGATGCCGCATGCCGGCGGCGTAGCTGCGCCGGGCGGCATCCACCGCCATGTCCACCTCGTTCAGGTCCAGTGCCACCATGCCCAGGTTGTAGATGGTGAAGGCGTTGTCGCCCACATGTTTGGCGGCCTCCTGCAACTGCACCCGCGCATCGGCGGTGCGCTTGTTCTCGTTCAGGTAGGTGGTGTAGAGCAGCCGCGCAATGGCATCCTCCGGGCGCCAGACCAGCGCGCGGCGGAAGTAGCAATCCACGGTGTAGCGGGCCTCTGGCGGCTGGGCTTTTTTGGTCAGCTCCCCATAACGCATCATCGCCACCAGGGCCCGGTGATGGTTGGGGAAGGCCCGCAGCGTGTAGTCCAGGTCGCTGCCGATGCTGCCGCGCTTGCAGCGGTAGAGCGCTTCGCAGGTGTCGATGAAGTGGGCACCTTCCACCAGTTGCAGCGGCGACATTTCCTTGGACACCGGGTCGATGGGAGGCAGGTCCTTCCAGTCGCGATAGTCATGCGGGCCGTAGTTGTTGGCCAGGCTGCCGCAGCCGGCCAGCGTCTGCGCACTGCTGTGTGCCATCAGCATCACGCCAGCCATGGCCATCAGCCACTGGCGTGCGGTGCGGGACCTTCCTTGCATGCAAATCTCCATTCAGTCCGCCGCCGAGGCGGGCAGGGGGCACTGGGCGTCAGCGGCCGGCTGGGACGCATGCGACGCGTGCGTCGCCTTGGTCATTGGGGCCGATGAGGTGGATGAGGCGGATGATGCGGATGAGGCCGGTGCCCGGCCTTGGCCACCTGCGGCCACAGAAACGGCAAAGGACAAGGTCCAGGACTCCACCTGAGCCCGCCACGCGGCGCTGGCAAAGGTGTGATCCGCTTCGGGCAGGTCTTCCCGGCGCAGGAGGGGGCGCTCCAGCAGGCCCTGCCAGGCGGGGCCTCCGGTGCGGCAGCGGTCCAGGAACTCCTTGGCCACCAGATCGTCGCCAGAGAGCATCAGCAGGATGGGGCCTTGAAACTCGCGCAGGCCAAGCGCCATGCGCTCGATGTAGTGCAGGGGGCGGTCCGTTCGACTGGGGGGCGATGCGCTGCGCGTCTGGCTGATCTTGCCCAGCAGTTCACGCACCGCCGACAAGCCAACGCCGCCACTGAGCAGCTTGCGCCAGAACGACCCCTGGCGCAGGCGGTCCCAGTAGTAGTGCCGCACCTGCGCGCGCGCCAGGCTCTCGGTGGTGCGCACCCAGGGGTTGGCCAGGCACAGGCCGGCGACGCGGGGATCCTGGCGGCGCTGCACATACAGCAGCGCAGCGGAGGCCGCATCACACAGCCCCCAGATCAGCACCCGCCGCAGGGCCGGGCGTTCCTGCTGCCATTGGTCGATGGCGGCTGAAATGTCGTCATCAATCTGCTCGAAGTCGCGGGCCTCCCCGGTGGCGTCGCCCATGCCGCGATAGTCGATGCGCAGGCAGGGAATGCCGCCGGTGGCCAGCGCACGGCCCAGCAGGGTGAACTGGCGGTGGCAGCCCACCCGGTATTGGGGGCCGCCCACGATCAGCAGCACCCCCAGGTCTTCCGACATCACGCATGGGTGGGGGTTCGGCGCCTGATCAGGCGCCGGGGCCTGCGGGTGTTGCGGCCGCTCGGTGGTGGACCGGAGCGTGGCAGATGCAACGGCGGGTTCGGTCAGGATGGCCAGGAGGTGCTCGCCCTGGCAGGCGACCGTCAGCACGGAATCGCGATAGCTGCTGCGGCAGCTGTTCGGATCGCTTATGGGATCGCTCATGGGATCGCTCATGGGATCGCTCGCGGGACCGCGCGTCAGATCCTTCATACGGTGGCTCCCCCAGCACTCTGCCGCGCCGTGGCTGGCGGCTTCGATGCGTTCAGCAGGGCCTGGACACTGGCGTCGATCAAGGCCGGTGCCACTTCGATTTCAGTCGCCGCCCAGAAGGAAGGGCCCTTCACCGCTGCGGCCTGCACGTGACAGCCGGCCGCTTGCCAGGCCGGAACGGCATGGGCGCCTGCGGGAGACAAGGCGGGCTCGTCGCGCAGGCTGGTCTCCAGCCAGATGACGTCGGCATAGCGGCTGTCGGGCTTGAGCTGCGCCTGTTCCAGCCCTCGGGCGAGGGCGGGCGACAGCGCATAACCGGCCACCTCCACCGGCTGGTCCTGCTCCAACTGCGCGCGCAGGGCCTGCATCTGCCCCTTGGCCTGGCCACCGACCAGATCGGCCGCCAGCTTCAGCCGCAGGAACTGCTGCAGTTGCAGCTTGCCTGCCGCCACGGGTTGCCACAGCATCAGATTCAATGGGCGCAGCGGGTGCGCCGCCAGCGCCGGGGCCAGCAGGGCGCCCGAACGCACGCCCCAGAGCCACAAGGGCAGGGCAGCGGTGGTGGGCCCACTGTGCATCGCACCCAGCCAGTCCGCCGCCAGGCGCATGTCGGCCTGCCAGTCCTCCCAGCCCGCGTCGCCAAAGTCCCCGCTGCTGTCGCCACAGCCCAGCAGGTCCATCATCAGCACCTCAAAGCCAGCGGCCGCAAAGGCCCGGCTGGTCAGCGCCAGCATCCGGCGGGATTTGTTCAGTTCCTCGGTGAAGGGCGGCAGCAGCAGCACCTGCCCCAGGGGCGTGTGGACGCCCTGCGCGGCATGGAAGACGCACAGTCGCTGGCCGCGTGGGCCGGCATCCAGGAAGAAGCTGCGGCACGCGGCGGTCATGGCCGGTCTGGGCGCCGCTCAGGCGGCCAACTTGCCGTTCAGGAAATCCGTCAGCGCACCCACCGTGGCGAAGGTGGAACCATCGATTTCGTCATCGTCCACAACGATGCCGAACTGTTCCTCCAGTGCGGTGATCAGGCTGACAACGGCCATGGAGTCCAGCTCCGGAAGGGCGCCCAGCAGGGCCGTATCCGGGGTGAAGGACTTGGCGCGTCCCTCCAGGCTCAGGACGTCGTCCAGAATGTCCAGCAGATGTTCTTGTGTGTTCATGTCGGCTGGAATCTTAACCGTCGGCCCCTTCACACACGCCCGCCAAACGCCCCCCCATCCCAAGGGGAGGCCCCCAGGAGCGTGCAGTCGTTCCGGGAGCGTGCATGAGATACTTTTTTCCATGCCTGCCCTCGACAGCCACCTGCTCCCGCACCTCATCCGGTCCAGCGCCGACCGCAACCCCGCAGCCCCCGCGCTGCGGGACGGTGCCCGCCTGTTGAACTACGGTGATTTGGCCACCCAGGTCGAGGCGCTGGCCCATGGGCTGCTGTCGCTGGGCCTGGGGCGTGCGGAGCGGGTGGGCATCTACCTGGACAAGCGGATCGAAACCGTGGTGGCCAGCTTTGCCGCGCCGGCCGCCGGGGCGGTGTTTGTGCCCATCAACCCCATCCTGAAGGCCGAGCAGGTCGGTTTCATCGTCCGGGACTGCGACGTGCGGGTGCTGATCACCTCGCGGGAGCGGCTGGCAGCCTTGCAGCCGATGCTGGCGCAATGCCCGTCGCTGCGGCATGTGGTGCTGGTGGACCCACCGGCAGAGGTCAGTGGGGGGACAGGCGCGGGCAAGGGTGCGGCGACTGGTGCGGCGACTGGTGCGGCCCCTGGCGATGGGGCGGCACCCTTCCCCTGGCTGCGTTATTCGGACCTGCTGGAGGCCCCCGCCCGCGCCGGCCATCGTGTCATCGACACCGACATGGTGGCCATTCTCTACACCTCCGGCTCCACCGGGCGGCCCAAGGGGGTGGTGCTGTCCCACCGCAACATGGTGGCTGGGGCCCGCAGTGTGGCCAGCTACCTGGGCAACCATGCGCAGGACCGTCTGCTGGCCGCGCTGCCCTTGTCCTTTGATGCCGGTTTCAGCCAGCTGACCACCGCCTTCCATAGTGGCGCGTCGGTCACGCTGCTCAACTACCTGATGCCGCGCGACGTGCTCAAGGCGCTGGAGCGCGACCAGATCACCGGCCTGACGGCCGTGCCGCCGCTCTACATCCAGTTGGCGCAGCTGGAATGGCCTGCCGCCGTCCAGCAGCATCTGCGCTATTTCGCCAATACCGGTGGCCGCATGCCGCGCGAGACGCTGGGCCTGCTGCGCCAGCGGGTGCCGTCCGCCCAGCCCTTCCTGATGTACGGTTTGACTGAAGCGTTCCGCTCCACCTACCTGCCGCCGGAGGAGGTGGACCGCCGCCCCGATTCCATCGGCAAGGCCATTCCCAACGTGGAAATCCTGGTGCTGCGCGAAGACGGCAGCCCCTGTGCGACGGATGAGCCCGGAGAACTGGTCCATCGCGGGCCGCTGGTCGGCCTGGGCTACTGGAACGATGCGGACAAGACCGCCGAGCGCTACAAGCTGCTGCCGGCCGGTACCGCCGGCCGCGAAGCCGGCCTGCAGCTGCCGGAATACGCCGTGTTCTCCGGCGACACCGTGCGTATGGATGCCGAGGGCTTTCTCTACTTCATCGGCCGTCGGGACGAGATGATCAAGACCTCGGGCTACCGCGTCAGCCCGACCGAGGTGGAAGAAATCCTCTACGCCACCCAACTGGTGGGCGAATGCGTGGCCTTTGGTGTGGACCACCCCACGCTGGGCCAGGCCATTCAAGTGATTGCCACCCCGGCGCCCGGTGCCGGCGTACTGGACACCGCCGCCGTGCTGGTGGCGTGCCGCGCACGCATGCCGGCCTACATGATCCCTGCCGGGGTGTTGGCCCGTAGTGGCCCGCTGCCCCGCAACCCCAATGGCAAGATTGATCGCAAGCTGCTCAGCACCGAGTGGATCGCGGCACTGGAATCCGATGCAAAGTCCTGAGACCCCGGCCGGCAAGGTGCCGCCGCAGCATGCGCCCCTGGAGCAGTTTCCGGTGGTGGACGGCCAGTTGCAGGTCGGCGGCCAACCCCTGTCGCGGCTGGCCGATCGCGTGGGCCGCACGCCGTTTTATGCCTATGGCCGTCACCAGTTGACGGCGCGGGTGCAGGCGCTGCGGGCGGCGCTGCCGGCCGGCATCGAGCTGCATTACGCCATGAAGGCCAATCCGATGCCGGTGCTGGTGGCGCACATGGCGGGCCTGGTGGACGGCATCGACGTGGCCTCGGGCGGTGAACTGCAGGTGGCGCTGGATGCGGGCGCGGACCCCCGCGAGATCAGCTTCGCCGGGCCGGGAAAAAGTGAACCCGAGCTGCGGCAGGCGCTGGCCGCTGGCATCCTGATCAACATCGAATCCTTCCGCGAGGTGGATCTGCTGGCGCGGCTGAGCGAGGGGACGGGTTATGCCGCCCGCGTGGCCGTGCGCGTGAATCCGGACTTTGAGCTGAAGTCCTCCGGCATGAAGATGGGGGGCGGGCCCAAGCAATTTGGGGTGGATGCGGAGCAGGTGCCCCAACTGCTGCAGTTGATCGCGGCGGCCGGCCTGGGCTTTGAAGGTTTCCATCTTTTTGCCGGCTCCCAGAACCTCAAGCCGGACGCCATCATCGAGGCCCAGCAAAAGAGCTTTGAGCTGGCGCTTCGTCTGGCCGAATCGGCCCCCGCTCCGGTGCGGGTGCTCAACCTGGGCGGCGGCTTCGGCATTCCGTATTTCCCTGGCGAGCAACGGCTGGACCTGGCGCCCATAGCCGCCAACCTGGCCGCCCTCCAGGCGCGGGCCGCGCAGGAGATGCCCGGCGCCAGGTTGGTGATCGAGTTGGGGCGCTACCTGGTGGGTGAGGCCGGTGTGTATGTCTGCCGCGTGGTGGACCGCAAGGTCTCGCGGGGACAGGTCTATCTGGTCACCGACGGTGGGTTGCATCACCATCTGGCCGCTTCCGGCAACTTCGGCCAGGTCATCCGCAAGAACTACCCGGTGGCCATCGGCAACCGCATGGGCGGTGAGCCGGAGCCCGGGGTGTCGGTGGTGGGGCCGTTGTGCACGCCGCTGGACCTGCTGGGCGAGCGCATGGCCCTGCCGCATGCCGAGCCCGGTGATCTGGTGGTGGTGTTCCAGTCCGGTGCCTACGGTGTCAGCGCCAGCCCGCAGAACTTTCTGAGCCATCCGCCCGCTGCCGAGGTGCTGGTGTGACGCGGCTGCGCCTATGAGCAGCCACGGACCCCGGCTGGCTCAGCTGGACGCGCTGCGCGGCCTGGCGGCACTGCTGGTGGTGGGCTTCCACTACACCACGCGGTTCGATCAGCTCTACGGACACCCCACGGCGCCGCTGGTGTCGCTGCCGTGGGGCCATTACGGGGTCAACCTGTTCTTTATGATCAGCGGCTTCGTCATCTTCATGAGCCTGGAACGCACCCGCCGGCCGATGGACTTCCTGGTGTCGCGGTTCAGCCGGCTGTATCCGGCCTACTGGGGCGCATTGCTGTTGACCTTCGCGCTGACGCATCTGCTGGGCCTGCCCGGCAAGACGGTGGGGTGGACCACGCTGCTGGTGAATGTGACCATGCTGCAGGAGCTGGTGGGGGTGCCGCATGTGGACGGGGTCTACTGGACCTTGACCGTCGAACTGCTGTTTTATGCGTGGGCGCTGCTGAGCTGGCTGCAAGGCGGTGGCCAGCGTCTGTGGCAGTTGCTGTGGCTCTTCCTGGCCGTGCGCGTGGTGTATGTGCTGGTCGCCGCGTTCGGCTCGGTCGACCTGCCCTGGTTGCTGCAGCGCTGGCTGCTGCTGCCCTACATCGCCTGGTTTGCGCTGGGCGTTGCGGTGTACCGACTGACGCAACAAGACGCCGTGCCTGCACCCCCTGCACGTCTGGCCTTGGCGGCGGTGGCCGTGATCGCCTTGGCGAAGGGCATTGGCGTCGGCCTGCTGGCCGTGGGCTGCTTTGTGCTGCTGCGCGGCGCCGCCCAGGGCCGATGGCGCTGGCTGGAGCATCCGATGTGGTTGTGGCTGGGCAGCATCTCCTACACGCTCTACCTGCTGCACGAAAACATCGGCTGGGCCCTGCTGCTGCGTCTGGAAGCCCTGGGCCTGCCGCCGACGGTGGCCATCCTGGTGGTGCTGGCCGTGTCACTGGGGCTCGCCCATGGATTGACCCGGTGGGTGGAGCAGCCGGCGATGCGCTGGATTCGCAGCCGTTATCAACAGTATCGGCTGCGGCATGCGGCCGTCGTGAGCGGTGGCTGAGCGCGCTGCGGGTTGGGGGCGGCCCCCTGGTGGGCGGCGGCCACGGCCGCACTGCTGACGCTGAGCGGTGGCGCGGCCGCATTGAAATTCTGGGCGGATGACCGCCGCACCGATCAATCCCTCGCCGCACGTGTGGCGACGATTCAGGACATTCCGGCGGACAGCCGCAGTTGTGACACCTGGCTGGCCGGTCGCATGCCGCTGGTGCTGGTGGCCATGGGCCAATCCAATGCCGGCAACCATGGGGATCTGCCCGCTCAACCGGCCGGCACCCAGGCCAAGCCGATCCCGGTGCTGCATCAGGGCCGTTGCGTGCTGGCCCAGGACCCTTTGCCGGGGGCGACCGGGCAAGGGGCGAGTGTTTGGTCCGCCCTGCACCAGCGCCTGGGCGGCCAATGGAATGGGCGGCCGATTGTCTGGATGGTGGTGGCGGTGGACGGGACGCGGCTGGACGACTGGACGGACGATCAGAGCCCGTTGCGCCGCTGGTGGGAGCGGCAGATCGATGCCACGGTGGCCACCGGCTGGCCCATTGCCGCTGTGTTGTGGCAGCAGGGGGAGGCCGATGCTCGGCAGGGCACCAGCACCGAGGACTACATGCACGGCCTGCGCCAGCTTCGCGCGCTGACCGAAGCGCATGGCCTGCCGGGCCCCTGGTGGTTGGCCCGGTCCACGTATTGCCCGCCCGTCGCCACGGACCCGATGCGCAAGGCCGTGCGGCAGGCGGTGGAGGACCTGTTGGAGGAGCCCACCAGCGGCTTTCGCGCCGGGCCGGATACCGACGCCTTGCCCCGCACCATGAGAAACGGCTGCCACTTCACCGCCGAAGGCGTCGAAGCAGCAGCCGCGTTGTGGCAACAGGCGCTGGTGGGTCAGCGCCCAGGGCCGTCATCGGCCCCTTCGGGCATCAGCCCTCGATCTTGATGCTCAGCGTCGTGCCGCTGTAGCTGGTCTTGATCTTGGTGAAACCGTCCA
This genomic window contains:
- a CDS encoding DegT/DnrJ/EryC1/StrS family aminotransferase; its protein translation is MSSPASPLAPRLPVMGWQTFRGGRDAALPSLLDHPRHQLSTSGRAAILLALECVGVGPDDVVLLPTYHCPTMVAPVLTLGAQAVFYPIDAHGAPQLDWLDAHAPRRAKAMLATHYFGLPQPMEANRAWCDAHGIALIEDCAHAMFGRSGTRPVGGWGDVAIASLTKFFPAPEGGILALNRPDLQLPALTPVPPLQQVKAAADILHMGASHDRLTGLNGLIRGAFALRGLMRRSSAPSTDTASAGAPAEDALDANMGLIDLPLSHRALTRASAWVATGVPRQRIVQARRRHYEHLLQALRGSQGFHPLMPRLPADSAPYVFPLWVRTPDPGYLEMRRLGVPVSRWDRLWPGVPQLDGDMGVDWSHHVLQLACHQDLSEQEMETIVVQVRRLFGP
- a CDS encoding hydrolase 1, exosortase A system-associated; the encoded protein is MSDPISDPNSCRSSYRDSVLTVACQGEHLLAILTEPAVASATLRSTTERPQHPQAPAPDQAPNPHPCVMSEDLGVLLIVGGPQYRVGCHRQFTLLGRALATGGIPCLRIDYRGMGDATGEARDFEQIDDDISAAIDQWQQERPALRRVLIWGLCDAASAALLYVQRRQDPRVAGLCLANPWVRTTESLARAQVRHYYWDRLRQGSFWRKLLSGGVGLSAVRELLGKISQTRSASPPSRTDRPLHYIERMALGLREFQGPILLMLSGDDLVAKEFLDRCRTGGPAWQGLLERPLLRREDLPEADHTFASAAWRAQVESWTLSFAVSVAAGGQGRAPASSASSASSTSSAPMTKATHASHASQPAADAQCPLPASAAD
- a CDS encoding hydrolase 2, exosortase A system-associated → MTAACRSFFLDAGPRGQRLCVFHAAQGVHTPLGQVLLLPPFTEELNKSRRMLALTSRAFAAAGFEVLMMDLLGCGDSSGDFGDAGWEDWQADMRLAADWLGAMHSGPTTAALPLWLWGVRSGALLAPALAAHPLRPLNLMLWQPVAAGKLQLQQFLRLKLAADLVGGQAKGQMQALRAQLEQDQPVEVAGYALSPALARGLEQAQLKPDSRYADVIWLETSLRDEPALSPAGAHAVPAWQAAGCHVQAAAVKGPSFWAATEIEVAPALIDASVQALLNASKPPATARQSAGGATV
- a CDS encoding acyl carrier protein, whose product is MNTQEHLLDILDDVLSLEGRAKSFTPDTALLGALPELDSMAVVSLITALEEQFGIVVDDDEIDGSTFATVGALTDFLNGKLAA
- a CDS encoding acyl-CoA ligase (AMP-forming), exosortase A system-associated, whose product is MPALDSHLLPHLIRSSADRNPAAPALRDGARLLNYGDLATQVEALAHGLLSLGLGRAERVGIYLDKRIETVVASFAAPAAGAVFVPINPILKAEQVGFIVRDCDVRVLITSRERLAALQPMLAQCPSLRHVVLVDPPAEVSGGTGAGKGAATGAATGAAPGDGAAPFPWLRYSDLLEAPARAGHRVIDTDMVAILYTSGSTGRPKGVVLSHRNMVAGARSVASYLGNHAQDRLLAALPLSFDAGFSQLTTAFHSGASVTLLNYLMPRDVLKALERDQITGLTAVPPLYIQLAQLEWPAAVQQHLRYFANTGGRMPRETLGLLRQRVPSAQPFLMYGLTEAFRSTYLPPEEVDRRPDSIGKAIPNVEILVLREDGSPCATDEPGELVHRGPLVGLGYWNDADKTAERYKLLPAGTAGREAGLQLPEYAVFSGDTVRMDAEGFLYFIGRRDEMIKTSGYRVSPTEVEEILYATQLVGECVAFGVDHPTLGQAIQVIATPAPGAGVLDTAAVLVACRARMPAYMIPAGVLARSGPLPRNPNGKIDRKLLSTEWIAALESDAKS
- a CDS encoding pyridoxal-dependent decarboxylase, exosortase A system-associated, whose product is MQSPETPAGKVPPQHAPLEQFPVVDGQLQVGGQPLSRLADRVGRTPFYAYGRHQLTARVQALRAALPAGIELHYAMKANPMPVLVAHMAGLVDGIDVASGGELQVALDAGADPREISFAGPGKSEPELRQALAAGILINIESFREVDLLARLSEGTGYAARVAVRVNPDFELKSSGMKMGGGPKQFGVDAEQVPQLLQLIAAAGLGFEGFHLFAGSQNLKPDAIIEAQQKSFELALRLAESAPAPVRVLNLGGGFGIPYFPGEQRLDLAPIAANLAALQARAAQEMPGARLVIELGRYLVGEAGVYVCRVVDRKVSRGQVYLVTDGGLHHHLAASGNFGQVIRKNYPVAIGNRMGGEPEPGVSVVGPLCTPLDLLGERMALPHAEPGDLVVVFQSGAYGVSASPQNFLSHPPAAEVLV
- a CDS encoding acyltransferase family protein is translated as MSSHGPRLAQLDALRGLAALLVVGFHYTTRFDQLYGHPTAPLVSLPWGHYGVNLFFMISGFVIFMSLERTRRPMDFLVSRFSRLYPAYWGALLLTFALTHLLGLPGKTVGWTTLLVNVTMLQELVGVPHVDGVYWTLTVELLFYAWALLSWLQGGGQRLWQLLWLFLAVRVVYVLVAAFGSVDLPWLLQRWLLLPYIAWFALGVAVYRLTQQDAVPAPPARLALAAVAVIALAKGIGVGLLAVGCFVLLRGAAQGRWRWLEHPMWLWLGSISYTLYLLHENIGWALLLRLEALGLPPTVAILVVLAVSLGLAHGLTRWVEQPAMRWIRSRYQQYRLRHAAVVSGG
- a CDS encoding sialate O-acetylesterase: MGAAPWWAAATAALLTLSGGAAALKFWADDRRTDQSLAARVATIQDIPADSRSCDTWLAGRMPLVLVAMGQSNAGNHGDLPAQPAGTQAKPIPVLHQGRCVLAQDPLPGATGQGASVWSALHQRLGGQWNGRPIVWMVVAVDGTRLDDWTDDQSPLRRWWERQIDATVATGWPIAAVLWQQGEADARQGTSTEDYMHGLRQLRALTEAHGLPGPWWLARSTYCPPVATDPMRKAVRQAVEDLLEEPTSGFRAGPDTDALPRTMRNGCHFTAEGVEAAAALWQQALVGQRPGPSSAPSGISPRS